The genomic region TGCTAAAAAGGGAGAAAAGCCTTTCCCAGTGCCGTTCCCCGGCTGCTTTAACATACGCTGGACGTTGGGGGAAAGCGAATCCGTGCTCCGTGTCAGTATAGACTTCCACCCGGTGTTTCACCCCCGCGTCTGCCATAATTTGAGGTAAGGAGTTCACAGTAGAAGAGGGGACAAAAGGGTCGTCCGAGGCAAACCCAAGGTATAATGTGCCTTTTATATTTCCAGCCATTAGGTGCGGAGAGTCCTTTTCATCTGTGACTATCCCAACGCCATAAAAGGAAGCTATTGCTGCAAATTGGGCAGCATAGGCGGCTGCTATCGAGACCACGAATTGCCCGCTCATGCAATAACCTATGCAGCCAGCAGGCCCATTACTCGCCGCCTCATCGGCGGCAATGTGGGCCAGTAAGGGCTTAGTGTCCGAGATAACGCGGGCGTTGGTGAGTGTACGCATCACTTCAAACATCTTCTCACGTTCCGTCTCATT from Rhodospirillaceae bacterium harbors:
- a CDS encoding hydrolase, with translation MHEREIEITTPDGQMDLFICHPEENDPFPAIIIYMDAPGIREELRDMARRLATVGYYVMLPNLYYRNGREGNYGFDLSKIRVNETEREKMFEVMRTLTNARVISDTKPLLAHIAADEAASNGPAGCIGYCMSGQFVVSIAAAYAAQFAAIASFYGVGIVTDEKDSPHLMAGNIKGTLYLGFASDDPFVPSSTVNSLPQIMADAGVKHRVEVYTDTEHGFAFPQRPAYVKAAGERHWERLFSLFSRELNG